Proteins from one Gossypium raimondii isolate GPD5lz chromosome 8, ASM2569854v1, whole genome shotgun sequence genomic window:
- the LOC105791099 gene encoding NADH dehydrogenase [ubiquinone] 1 beta subcomplex subunit 10-B, with translation MGRKKGVPEFEETGPDDFDPANPYKDPVAMLEMREHIVREKWIDIEKAKILRDKVRWCYRIEGVNHLQKCRHLVRLYLDATRGIGWGKDGRHPSLHGPKVEEVESE, from the exons ATGGGGAGGAAGAAGGGAGTGCCAGAGTTCGAAGAAACCGGGCCAGATGACTTCGACCCGGCCAATCCCTACAAAGACCCGGTTGCCATGCTGGAAATGAGGGAGCATATAGTTCGAGAGAAATGGATCGACATAGAGAAGGCGAAGATCCTACGAGACAAAGTCAGGTGGTGTTACCGCATCGAAGGAGTCAACCATCTCCAGAAGTGCCGCCACCTCGTTCGCCTGTACCTTGACGCCACCCGCGGCATTGGTTGGGGCAAGGATGGCCGCCACCCGTCCCTCCACG GTCCGAAGGTTGAGGAGGTTGAGTCAGAATGA